The proteins below are encoded in one region of Paraburkholderia aromaticivorans:
- the fhuF gene encoding siderophore-iron reductase FhuF, which produces MRQLGDDERAQCFAQFAPESIAHYLEHVWLGTPDAIEEPALAGDATESLSVVPVSALADHRAELLDAMVTLYGGQRETHARALLSQWTKYYFGFAATAGFVAAALLRRPLAMSPDKTHVVLRDGFPIAAYFAADALQPVECDLARRYAALVDHLNTVIETLCAMTRIAPRVLWSNAGNLLDYLFEQCAPQFDLTDDIAWLFGPIAADGETNPLRLPVRLAKPRAASLPNPFSARRVCCVRYEIPGETQLCGRCPLLLTMSDAEIALQAASH; this is translated from the coding sequence ATGCGGCAACTCGGCGACGATGAGCGCGCGCAGTGCTTCGCACAGTTCGCGCCGGAGTCGATCGCGCATTATCTCGAGCACGTGTGGCTCGGCACGCCGGACGCGATCGAGGAACCCGCACTCGCCGGTGACGCAACCGAGTCGCTGAGCGTGGTTCCCGTCAGCGCGTTAGCCGACCACCGCGCCGAATTGCTCGATGCGATGGTCACGCTCTACGGCGGCCAGCGCGAAACGCATGCGCGCGCGTTGTTGTCGCAATGGACCAAGTACTACTTCGGTTTCGCGGCGACGGCCGGATTCGTTGCGGCAGCATTGCTGCGCCGGCCGCTTGCGATGTCGCCGGATAAAACCCATGTCGTGCTGCGCGACGGTTTTCCCATCGCCGCGTATTTCGCGGCAGACGCATTGCAGCCGGTCGAGTGCGATCTGGCACGCCGTTACGCGGCACTCGTCGATCATCTGAATACGGTGATCGAGACGCTGTGCGCAATGACTAGAATCGCGCCGCGCGTCTTGTGGAGCAACGCCGGCAATCTGCTGGACTATCTGTTTGAACAATGCGCGCCGCAATTCGATCTGACGGACGACATCGCGTGGCTTTTCGGTCCGATCGCTGCCGATGGCGAGACCAATCCGCTGCGTCTGCCCGTGCGCCTGGCAAAACCTCGCGCCGCGAGTTTGCCGAATCCGTTCAGCGCACGGCGCGTGTGCTGCGTACGTTATGAAATTCCTGGAGAGACGCAACTGTGTGGACGCTGCCCCCTGCTATTGACGATGAGCGATGCGGAAATCGCATTGCAGGCCGCTTCGCATTGA
- a CDS encoding ABC transporter substrate-binding protein, with protein MNAVVAATLFSNAYAFAQDSSSAAAVAGTSGPTYPNTAQAQQQTCKPLADNPIVSQASPSLPAQPKRIVVLEFMFAEDLAAVGITPVGMADPQYYPVWIGYDNARLASVHDIGTRQEPSLEAIAAAKPDLILGVGLRHAPIFAALERIAPTVLFKYGPNFTEDGSRVTQLDWGRKILRTIGCLTGREEAARAVEARVDAGFARDAQRLAEAGRRGDQVAWLQELGLPDRYWAFTGNSTAAGVAHALGLNLWPAEATREGTAYVSSEDLLKKPKLTVLFVSATETDVPLATKLDSPIWRFVPARSAGRVGLVERNIWGFGGPMSALRLADTMTDTLLSLPAPGGGENQEH; from the coding sequence ATGAATGCTGTGGTGGCGGCCACGCTGTTTTCCAACGCGTATGCGTTTGCGCAAGATAGTAGTAGCGCCGCCGCAGTAGCGGGCACAAGTGGTCCGACTTACCCAAACACCGCACAAGCGCAGCAGCAAACCTGCAAGCCGCTCGCCGACAACCCGATCGTCTCGCAAGCCAGTCCATCGTTACCCGCACAGCCGAAGCGCATCGTGGTCCTCGAATTCATGTTCGCCGAAGACCTGGCGGCGGTCGGCATCACGCCGGTCGGCATGGCCGATCCCCAGTATTACCCGGTGTGGATCGGTTACGACAATGCGCGTCTTGCGTCGGTGCACGATATCGGCACGCGGCAGGAGCCGAGTCTTGAGGCGATTGCGGCGGCCAAACCGGATCTGATCCTCGGCGTCGGATTGCGCCATGCGCCGATTTTTGCAGCGTTAGAACGCATTGCACCGACCGTGCTGTTCAAATACGGTCCGAACTTCACCGAAGACGGCTCACGCGTCACGCAACTCGATTGGGGCCGCAAGATTCTGCGCACCATCGGCTGTCTGACGGGACGCGAGGAGGCGGCGCGCGCCGTCGAAGCCAGGGTCGATGCAGGTTTCGCCCGCGACGCGCAGCGTCTCGCCGAAGCGGGCCGTCGCGGCGACCAGGTAGCGTGGTTGCAGGAGCTGGGCTTGCCGGACCGCTACTGGGCGTTCACCGGCAACAGCACGGCAGCGGGTGTCGCGCATGCGCTCGGGCTCAACTTGTGGCCCGCTGAAGCGACTCGCGAAGGCACCGCGTACGTGAGTTCGGAAGACCTGTTGAAGAAGCCGAAGCTGACCGTGCTGTTCGTCAGCGCGACTGAAACGGATGTCCCGCTCGCCACCAAGCTCGATTCGCCGATCTGGCGTTTCGTGCCGGCTCGCAGCGCGGGGCGCGTCGGGCTTGTCGAGCGGAATATCTGGGGTTTTGGTGGACCGATGTCGGCGCTGCGGCTTGCCGATACGATGACGGATACGTTGTTGTCCTTGCCGGCGCCGGGTGGCGGCGAGAATCAGGAACACTGA
- a CDS encoding YciI family protein gives MRVMVMVKATPESETGQLPSKEEFAAMGRFNEELVKAGILVDCDGLKPSSKGVRVKFSGKDRSVVDGPFAEVKELVAGFWIWQVQSMEEAIEWVRRCPNPMPSDSEIEIRPFYEAADFGEAFTPELQEGEERLRQQIESNQGKERR, from the coding sequence ATGCGTGTGATGGTGATGGTCAAGGCAACCCCCGAATCCGAAACGGGTCAGCTGCCCAGCAAGGAAGAGTTCGCGGCGATGGGCCGATTCAACGAGGAACTGGTCAAGGCCGGCATCCTGGTCGACTGCGACGGACTGAAACCGAGCTCAAAGGGTGTGCGGGTGAAGTTTTCCGGCAAGGACCGAAGCGTCGTCGACGGTCCGTTCGCCGAAGTCAAGGAGCTGGTTGCCGGCTTCTGGATCTGGCAAGTGCAATCCATGGAAGAAGCAATCGAATGGGTGCGCCGCTGCCCGAACCCGATGCCGAGCGACTCGGAAATCGAAATCCGCCCCTTCTACGAGGCTGCTGACTTTGGAGAGGCGTTCACGCCTGAGCTTCAGGAGGGCGAAGAGCGGCTGCGACAGCAGATCGAATCCAATCAAGGTAAAGAGCGCCGTTGA